From a region of the Chitinispirillales bacterium genome:
- a CDS encoding transposase family protein — protein MDNKKRIEKLKEREYQELFGVAKGTFDKMLEILGSAYKELHKDGGRPPRLSVLDKLVIMLGYYHDYRTMANIAFDYEVSKSRISDAVKWVENTLIEDGAFALPSKRELIKANTEIVIAVVDVKEQETERPKKNRKSHTRGNKNVTQ, from the coding sequence ATGGATAACAAAAAAAGAATAGAGAAATTAAAAGAGAGGGAATATCAAGAACTGTTCGGGGTAGCGAAAGGCACATTTGACAAAATGTTAGAGATACTGGGAAGTGCATATAAGGAGTTGCACAAAGATGGCGGTCGCCCACCGCGCCTGAGCGTACTTGATAAATTAGTAATCATGCTGGGATATTACCACGATTACCGTACAATGGCGAACATAGCATTTGATTACGAAGTATCGAAAAGCCGAATAAGCGACGCGGTAAAATGGGTGGAAAACACACTCATAGAAGACGGAGCATTTGCGTTGCCGTCGAAACGGGAACTGATAAAAGCCAATACAGAGATAGTGATAGCGGTAGTGGATGTAAAAGAACAGGAAACGGAGCGTCCTAAAAAAAACAGAAAGAGTCATACTCGGGGAAACAAAAATGTCACACAATAA
- a CDS encoding transposase codes for MKDLVVINGQTSEIICVSGAKGSVHDFEMFKESGIHLLDDILCVGDKGFQGICEFHAFSVTPFKKPKGGKLTPERKKFNSSLSKYRIRIEHVNRRINCFKMFKYCYRNKQKKHLFRFSLICGLYNYELRF; via the coding sequence ATAAAAGATTTGGTTGTGATAAACGGTCAAACCAGCGAGATAATCTGTGTGAGCGGGGCGAAAGGTTCGGTACATGACTTTGAGATGTTCAAAGAGAGCGGCATTCATCTGCTTGACGACATTTTGTGCGTCGGAGATAAAGGTTTTCAGGGAATATGCGAATTTCACGCGTTTAGTGTGACGCCGTTCAAGAAGCCGAAAGGCGGCAAACTGACCCCTGAGCGGAAAAAATTCAACAGCAGTTTATCCAAATACAGAATCAGAATCGAGCATGTCAACCGTCGCATCAATTGTTTCAAAATGTTCAAATACTGTTATCGTAACAAACAGAAAAAGCATTTATTTCGTTTTTCCTTAATTTGTGGGCTCTACAACTACGAATTGAGGTTTTAG